From Candidatus Hydrogenedentota bacterium, a single genomic window includes:
- the cysC gene encoding adenylyl-sulfate kinase: MTEEMKATNITWHDHAITRADRENKNGHGAAVLWFTGLSASGKSCIAQALQMYLFEQGCQSYVLDGDNVRHGLNKDLGFSPADREENIRRIGEVAALFLDAGFIVSTAFISPYQADRDLVRQLCGDRFIEIFVDCPVDVCAQRDPKGLYQKAKEGKIPEFTGISAPYEAPANPEILLQTATHSIEECVTQITAYLRKAGILNA, translated from the coding sequence ATGACAGAAGAAATGAAAGCAACAAATATTACGTGGCACGACCATGCGATTACGCGCGCTGACCGAGAAAATAAAAACGGTCATGGCGCCGCCGTACTGTGGTTTACCGGCTTGTCTGCCTCAGGCAAATCCTGCATTGCCCAGGCTTTACAAATGTATTTATTCGAACAAGGGTGCCAATCCTATGTGTTGGATGGCGACAATGTACGCCATGGTTTGAACAAAGATTTGGGCTTTTCGCCCGCCGACCGCGAAGAGAATATTCGGCGTATCGGCGAGGTGGCCGCTCTTTTCCTTGATGCGGGATTTATTGTCAGTACCGCTTTCATTTCCCCCTATCAGGCAGACCGTGATTTAGTGCGTCAATTGTGCGGCGACCGTTTTATTGAAATCTTTGTGGACTGCCCGGTTGACGTGTGTGCGCAGCGTGATCCCAAAGGTTTATACCAAAAGGCGAAGGAAGGTAAAATTCCTGAATTTACCGGTATCAGCGCGCCCTATGAAGCGCCGGCAAATCCTGAAATCCTGTTGCAGACCGCAACGCATTCAATCGAAGAATGCGTGACACAAATAACGGCGTATCTGCGCAAAGCCGGAATTCTTAACGCTTAA
- a CDS encoding DUF1559 domain-containing protein has protein sequence MKRRGFTLIELLVVIAIIGILAAILLPALARAREAARRKSCQNNLKQWGTIFKLYADEQKDYFPPIQLTNILRPGWPSGNLMDNVNGYIAAQPQFTSWYPNYNADPSILICPSDAEDSISDLKNDDGDWDFYQPKEISGKWAYTRSYAYFGWMFDLLNKPYLPPVEITTMDYLEAGTQALNVPTPDGGLISPQFGAGLDRILKTLMDQMSAANAGVKVLEVVTGDVRVRASDGYVYSGQTVGNGGGEVIYRLKEGNERFMITDVNNPQTSAMAQSTLFAMMDLFGNSGGVALFNHVPGGCNVLFMDGHVDWIPYVPPAPGQDNSASMDLGGTQPVLPSMAGVIGIFNAKI, from the coding sequence ATGAAACGTCGTGGCTTTACACTTATTGAATTGTTGGTCGTGATTGCCATTATCGGTATCTTGGCCGCTATCCTGTTGCCCGCGTTGGCTCGTGCCCGCGAGGCAGCTCGTCGTAAATCTTGTCAAAATAACCTGAAGCAATGGGGTACGATATTTAAGCTTTATGCCGATGAGCAAAAAGACTATTTCCCGCCCATCCAATTGACCAATATTCTACGCCCCGGTTGGCCAAGCGGTAACTTAATGGATAACGTTAATGGTTATATTGCTGCTCAGCCGCAATTTACGTCTTGGTATCCGAACTACAATGCCGATCCCTCCATTCTCATTTGCCCCTCTGACGCGGAAGACAGTATCTCCGATCTGAAAAATGATGATGGCGATTGGGATTTTTATCAGCCGAAAGAAATTAGTGGAAAATGGGCCTATACGCGTAGTTATGCCTACTTTGGATGGATGTTTGATTTATTAAATAAACCCTATCTGCCTCCGGTAGAGATCACAACGATGGATTATCTGGAGGCCGGTACGCAAGCCTTGAATGTGCCCACCCCTGACGGTGGTTTGATTTCGCCTCAGTTCGGCGCCGGCTTAGACCGTATTTTGAAAACCCTCATGGATCAAATGAGTGCGGCGAATGCCGGGGTGAAAGTGCTTGAAGTTGTGACCGGTGATGTACGCGTTCGCGCCAGCGATGGTTATGTATATAGTGGCCAGACCGTTGGTAATGGCGGCGGTGAAGTTATCTATCGCCTGAAAGAAGGTAATGAGCGTTTCATGATCACCGACGTTAATAACCCGCAAACCTCCGCCATGGCGCAAAGCACGCTCTTTGCCATGATGGACCTTTTCGGAAATAGCGGCGGCGTCGCCCTCTTTAACCACGTTCCCGGCGGATGTAACGTCCTCTTTATGGACGGTCACGTTGATTGGATTCCCTATGTACCGCCGGCGCCCGGTCAGGATAATTCAGCCTCCATGGACCTTGGCGGGACGCAGCCGGTTCTGCCCAGTATGGCTGGTGTGATCGGTATCTTTAACGCCAAAATCTAA